In Deltaproteobacteria bacterium, a single genomic region encodes these proteins:
- a CDS encoding aspartate aminotransferase family protein gives MQKQTKTSAKVVQLRPRTKATTAKMEPRKAKALHQQDRAHLYHGFTPLSLQQNKGVPIFVKGQGVYLWDTEGKRYIDGLASLWNVHVGHGRKEINRAVAAQMDKLAFAPTLIGPTAVPTVELAAKLVKIAPKGLTRVIFTSGGSEANETLIRLTRAYWKAKGKPGKTKFISLNQAYHGSSSGAASLGGIPVFNNQMEPGLPGMIHMARPYCYRCELGKTYPSCQIDCAAELERIIQREGADTIGAFITEPIQGVGGVIVPPAEWLPKIREICTKYDILMACDEVITGFGRTGSMFASAGFGVTPDVLISAKGVTSGYLPLGLVLFKEEIFQTFMATGDDYAFWHGYTYTGHPTVCAAGLANLEIIEREKLVQKAREQGKYLKKKLEALRALPIVGDIRSHGLIAAIELVKDPTTKEMFPAELQIARKVWERALDNGVICRVAGANNIALCPPLIITKEQIDELVTTIGDAIRSVMAEVSTDWQLASGK, from the coding sequence ATGCAGAAGCAAACGAAAACCTCGGCAAAAGTAGTGCAACTCCGCCCCCGCACAAAAGCCACCACGGCCAAAATGGAGCCGCGCAAAGCCAAAGCGCTGCATCAACAAGATCGTGCTCACCTCTACCATGGCTTCACCCCCCTGAGCCTACAGCAAAACAAAGGCGTCCCCATCTTCGTAAAGGGCCAAGGCGTCTACCTATGGGACACCGAGGGAAAGCGCTACATCGACGGGCTCGCGTCCCTGTGGAACGTGCATGTCGGTCATGGCCGGAAAGAGATTAACCGCGCCGTCGCCGCGCAAATGGACAAGCTCGCTTTTGCCCCGACGCTGATAGGCCCGACTGCTGTCCCCACCGTGGAGCTGGCGGCGAAACTCGTCAAAATCGCGCCCAAAGGACTCACCCGCGTAATCTTTACCTCTGGGGGTTCGGAAGCGAACGAGACGCTGATCCGTCTGACCCGCGCCTATTGGAAGGCCAAAGGCAAACCCGGCAAGACCAAATTTATCAGCCTCAATCAGGCGTACCATGGCTCCTCCAGCGGTGCCGCCTCGTTGGGAGGCATCCCGGTCTTCAACAACCAAATGGAACCCGGGCTGCCGGGGATGATCCACATGGCGCGTCCCTACTGTTATCGCTGCGAGTTGGGGAAAACCTATCCTTCTTGCCAGATCGACTGTGCAGCCGAGCTGGAGCGCATCATCCAACGCGAAGGTGCGGACACCATCGGCGCGTTCATTACCGAACCGATTCAAGGCGTGGGCGGTGTCATCGTGCCGCCGGCAGAGTGGCTGCCGAAGATCCGCGAGATTTGCACCAAGTATGATATTCTCATGGCCTGCGACGAAGTCATCACCGGCTTCGGACGTACCGGCTCGATGTTCGCTTCGGCGGGCTTCGGCGTTACCCCGGACGTCTTGATCTCCGCCAAAGGCGTCACCAGCGGCTACTTGCCGCTCGGCCTAGTCCTGTTCAAGGAGGAAATTTTCCAGACCTTCATGGCCACCGGAGACGATTACGCCTTCTGGCACGGCTACACCTACACTGGGCATCCCACAGTCTGCGCTGCTGGGCTCGCCAACCTGGAAATCATCGAACGCGAAAAACTCGTGCAGAAAGCACGCGAGCAAGGCAAATATCTGAAGAAGAAGTTGGAAGCTCTGCGTGCCCTGCCCATCGTCGGGGACATTCGTAGCCACGGACTCATCGCCGCCATCGAACTGGTCAAAGACCCAACCACGAAAGAAATGTTTCCCGCCGAGCTGCAGATCGCCCGCAAAGTGTGGGAACGCGCACTCGATAACGGAGTCATTTGTCGGGTGGCAGGCGCGAACAACATCGCCCTGTGTCCACCGCTCATCATCACCAAAGAGCAGATTGACGAACTCGTCACCACCATCGGCGACGCCATTCGCTCGGTCATGGCGGAGGTCAGCACGGATTGGCAACTGGCGAGCGGGAAGTAG
- the dgt gene encoding dNTP triphosphohydrolase, which yields MKPARVADAQRRAPELRPSSTDRRSEFERDRARIIHSAAFRRLQGKTQVFGVYEGDFFRTRLTHSLEVSQIAKGIALSLGADTDLVEATCLAHDLGHPPFGHTGEQVLHELMRHYGGFEGNAQTFRILTRLERKHSAYEGLNLTYQTLDGILKYKTCIDAAAIVAAPETPVKGFYADDQEFVAAIIGATGSGRERSFECQIMDVADDIAYSVHDLEDSLKAGLITLTDFRRPPHPRVVRAVNEKLAPLHLSIDEAGIRTELEVIAHRLEALEREAGRAARKMFTRDLIHEFARTVGIYPDGRIDADQPTRIRIEVLKAFESHKVIHNPRVTTLGHKGQEVLRRLFAVLDQDKASIGLFPEDHGEDYERALLDGNEQTRKRVICDFLAGMTDSYAMRFYSRLFVPGEGSFYEML from the coding sequence GTGAAACCCGCTCGTGTTGCAGACGCCCAACGGCGCGCCCCGGAACTACGGCCATCTTCGACGGATCGTCGCTCCGAGTTCGAGCGTGATCGCGCCCGGATTATTCACTCGGCGGCGTTTCGTCGTCTCCAAGGAAAAACTCAGGTCTTCGGCGTCTATGAAGGCGATTTCTTCCGCACGCGCTTGACGCATTCCCTAGAAGTCTCGCAAATCGCCAAAGGCATCGCGCTCTCCCTGGGAGCCGATACCGACCTCGTCGAAGCCACCTGCCTCGCCCACGATCTCGGACACCCACCCTTCGGGCACACCGGAGAACAGGTGCTCCACGAACTCATGCGCCACTACGGCGGGTTTGAAGGCAATGCACAAACCTTCCGTATTCTCACGCGACTCGAACGCAAGCATAGCGCCTACGAAGGACTGAACCTCACCTATCAGACGCTCGACGGCATTCTCAAATATAAAACGTGTATCGATGCCGCCGCGATTGTCGCCGCTCCCGAGACCCCGGTCAAAGGCTTTTATGCCGACGACCAGGAGTTTGTCGCCGCCATCATCGGCGCGACCGGGAGCGGTCGCGAGCGCAGCTTCGAGTGTCAGATCATGGATGTCGCCGACGACATCGCCTACTCGGTGCACGACTTGGAGGATAGTCTTAAAGCGGGGCTGATTACTCTGACGGATTTTCGCCGCCCGCCGCATCCGCGTGTGGTGCGCGCGGTCAACGAGAAACTCGCGCCACTCCACCTAAGCATTGACGAAGCCGGTATTCGTACCGAGTTAGAGGTCATTGCCCACCGTCTTGAGGCGCTGGAGCGCGAAGCCGGTCGCGCCGCTCGTAAGATGTTCACGCGCGACCTCATCCATGAATTCGCTCGCACGGTCGGCATCTATCCCGACGGGCGCATCGATGCCGACCAGCCGACCCGCATTCGCATTGAAGTGCTCAAAGCCTTCGAGTCCCACAAGGTCATTCACAACCCCCGTGTCACCACTCTGGGACATAAGGGACAAGAAGTCCTCCGGCGGCTGTTCGCCGTGCTCGATCAAGATAAAGCCTCGATTGGCCTGTTCCCGGAGGACCACGGCGAAGATTACGAGCGCGCGCTGCTGGACGGCAACGAACAAACCCGGAAGCGAGTCATCTGCGACTTTCTCGCGGGCATGACCGACTCCTATGCCATGCGTTTCTACAGCCGATTGTTCGTGCCGGGCGAGGGCAGCTTTTACGAGATGCTGTGA
- a CDS encoding aldo/keto reductase, whose translation MKTKRMGRTGLKVSEICLGTMTFGRQCDEALSFAIMDAAVEGGVDFFDTADVYPVGGGLESVGRTEEIVGNWLKGKRDKIVLATKCWGAMSRNPNDQGLSRKHIFTAIENSLRRLQTDYVDLYQVHAPDPHTPLDETLRALDDLVHQGKVRYLGCSNFQAWLLASALWTSDTHGLARFDCVQPRYNLLFREIENELLPLCRHYGVGVIPYNPLAGGFLTGKYTMAAEPDANRRFGLAGRAGKIYRDRYWQEEQFGAVQHLQDFFAAKGKSLTQVAIAWVLAQPEITAPIVGATSVEQLRQSLPAAELILDEEDKKACDEVWFNLPRLREPSVALR comes from the coding sequence ATGAAAACGAAACGTATGGGACGGACGGGTTTGAAAGTGTCGGAAATTTGCTTGGGGACTATGACCTTCGGTCGTCAGTGTGACGAAGCCCTCAGTTTTGCCATCATGGATGCTGCCGTCGAGGGAGGTGTGGATTTCTTCGATACCGCCGATGTGTACCCCGTTGGTGGCGGGCTCGAATCGGTGGGGCGGACCGAGGAGATCGTCGGCAACTGGCTGAAAGGGAAACGGGACAAGATTGTCTTGGCGACAAAGTGTTGGGGCGCGATGAGCCGGAATCCTAACGACCAAGGCTTGTCGCGCAAGCATATCTTTACCGCTATCGAGAACAGCTTACGCCGGTTGCAGACGGACTATGTTGACTTGTATCAAGTGCATGCGCCCGACCCGCATACCCCGCTCGATGAAACTCTGCGCGCGCTCGATGACTTGGTCCATCAAGGCAAGGTTCGCTACCTCGGCTGCTCGAACTTTCAGGCGTGGCTCTTAGCTTCGGCGTTGTGGACCAGCGATACGCATGGGCTCGCGCGTTTCGACTGCGTGCAGCCGCGCTATAACCTGCTGTTCCGAGAGATCGAGAATGAGTTACTGCCGCTCTGCCGTCACTACGGCGTCGGTGTGATTCCCTACAACCCGCTGGCCGGCGGCTTCCTCACTGGCAAGTACACGATGGCGGCGGAACCGGATGCCAACCGACGCTTCGGCTTGGCGGGGCGCGCGGGTAAGATCTACCGCGACCGCTACTGGCAGGAAGAGCAATTCGGGGCCGTGCAGCATCTGCAAGATTTTTTTGCCGCCAAAGGCAAGTCGCTGACCCAGGTCGCCATCGCTTGGGTGTTGGCGCAGCCGGAGATCACCGCGCCGATCGTGGGCGCCACGTCAGTGGAACAACTGCGGCAATCGCTGCCTGCTGCGGAGCTGATATTAGACGAGGAAGACAAAAAGGCGTGTGATGAAGTGTGGTTCAATTTGCCGCGCCTGCGCGAGCCGTCCGTAGCGCTGCGGTAA